The Triticum dicoccoides isolate Atlit2015 ecotype Zavitan chromosome 6A, WEW_v2.0, whole genome shotgun sequence genome has a window encoding:
- the LOC119314305 gene encoding protein LURP-one-related 15-like: MAMAGGAPPAPLPVVGHQFCAPYVVPLTVTKKALSLSDGDFAITDANGAVVLKVKGAIFSIRSRRTILDGAGMPLLTMQEKVFSMHHRWEVFRGDSTSSGDLLFSVKTTSLIQLKTEMDVFLAGNTAQQVCDFKIKGSYFDRSCVFYLGDSNNMVAQMSRKLTVSNVLLGRDTFSVTVFPHVDYVFIASLVVILDEVHRDKRED, translated from the exons ATGGCGATGGCCGGCGGAGCCCCGCCGGCGCCGCTGCCGGTGGTGGGGCACCAGTTCTGCGCGCCCTACGTGGTGCCGCTGACGGTCACCAAGAAGGCCCTCAGCCTCTCCGACGGCGACTTCGCCATCACCGACGCCAACGGCGCCGTCGTGCTCAAGGTCAAGGGCGCCATCTTCAGCATCCGGAGCCGCCGCACCATCCTCGACGGCGCCGGGATGCCCCTCCTCACCATGCAAGAAAAG GTGTTCAGTATGCACCACAGATGGGAGGTGTTCAGAGGGGACAGCACCAGCTCAGGCGACCTGCTCTTCAGCGTGAAGACAACTTCGCTGATCCAACTCAAGACGGAGATGGATGTCTTCTTGGCCGGGAACACCGCGCAGCAGGTCTGCGACTTCAAGATCAAGGGCAGCTACTTCGACAGGTCCTGCGTCTTCTACCTTGGCGACTCCAACAACATGGTAGCTCAA ATGAGCCGTAAGCTGACTGTTTCCAATGTGCTGCTGGGGAGGGACACGTTCAGTGTGACCGTGTTCCCGCACGTCGACTACGTGTTCATCGCGAGCCTTGTTGTGATCCTGGATGAGGTTCACAGGGACAAGCGCGAAGATTGA